A genomic window from Sulfurimonas paralvinellae includes:
- a CDS encoding NAD(P)/FAD-dependent oxidoreductase, with the protein MARLVVLGGGVAGHTTATFAAKWLGSQHEVVVVTPNAKWNWIPSNIWVGVGQMSKEEVTFDLAPVYAKAGITYHQAKAVSINPEGGESSDKPFVTIEYTSADKAGQSETIEYDYLVNATGPKLNFGATPGLGEGSQLGEHTVSVCTADHAVHASEKLAEAIEKMKGGTRQKFLIGTGHGMCTCQGAAFEYIFNIEHELRKAGVRDMADMKWISNEAFLGDFGMGGLHMKVGGYVVSSNLFAESLFVERGVDWIIGAHTSKVEDGKVEYELLDGSKGEEEFDFAMLIPPFAGVGLKAYNKAGEDITDTVFAPNGFMKVDANYSAGAYENWKASDWPRTYQNPTYKNMFAAGIAFAPPHIISKPMSSPNGTPINPTPPRTGMPSGIIGKAVAHSVCDLMTKGENAHLHEASMAEMGAACVASAGKGVFDGTAAAMTVYPVVPDFEKYPGTGRDTDYTFGEIGLAGHWIKHILHYLFIYKAKLNPGWTLIPE; encoded by the coding sequence ATGGCAAGATTAGTAGTATTAGGTGGTGGGGTTGCTGGTCACACTACAGCAACTTTCGCTGCAAAATGGTTAGGATCTCAACACGAAGTAGTAGTTGTCACTCCAAATGCAAAATGGAACTGGATTCCATCAAACATCTGGGTCGGCGTTGGACAAATGAGTAAAGAAGAAGTTACTTTTGATCTCGCTCCTGTATATGCAAAAGCAGGTATTACATACCATCAGGCAAAAGCGGTCTCTATCAATCCTGAAGGGGGAGAATCTTCTGACAAGCCTTTTGTAACTATAGAGTACACAAGTGCAGATAAAGCTGGACAATCTGAGACAATTGAGTATGATTACCTGGTAAATGCGACAGGACCAAAACTTAACTTCGGTGCAACTCCGGGTCTAGGTGAAGGCAGCCAACTTGGTGAACATACGGTTTCTGTTTGTACTGCAGACCATGCTGTTCACGCTTCAGAAAAATTAGCAGAAGCTATTGAGAAGATGAAAGGCGGAACACGTCAAAAATTCCTCATCGGTACAGGTCACGGTATGTGTACATGTCAGGGTGCTGCGTTTGAGTACATTTTCAATATCGAACATGAGCTTAGAAAAGCAGGTGTACGTGATATGGCAGATATGAAGTGGATTTCAAATGAAGCATTCCTCGGTGACTTTGGTATGGGTGGACTCCATATGAAGGTCGGTGGATATGTTGTATCTTCAAATCTTTTTGCAGAATCACTTTTCGTTGAGCGTGGTGTTGACTGGATCATCGGTGCGCATACTTCAAAAGTTGAAGATGGGAAAGTTGAGTATGAACTTTTAGATGGTTCTAAAGGTGAGGAAGAATTTGATTTCGCTATGCTTATTCCACCGTTTGCAGGTGTTGGTCTTAAAGCTTATAACAAAGCAGGTGAAGATATCACTGATACTGTATTCGCTCCAAACGGATTTATGAAAGTTGATGCAAACTACAGTGCTGGTGCGTATGAAAACTGGAAAGCATCTGACTGGCCAAGAACATACCAAAATCCTACATATAAAAATATGTTCGCTGCAGGTATTGCATTTGCACCGCCGCATATTATCTCTAAACCAATGAGTTCTCCAAATGGAACTCCTATTAACCCGACACCTCCAAGAACTGGTATGCCTTCAGGTATTATCGGTAAAGCGGTTGCTCACTCTGTATGTGACTTGATGACCAAAGGTGAGAATGCTCACCTGCATGAAGCTTCTATGGCAGAAATGGGTGCTGCATGTGTTGCATCAGCTGGTAAAGGTGTATTTGACGGAACTGCGGCTGCTATGACAGTTTATCCTGTTGTTCCTGACTTTGAAAAATATCCTGGAACAGGTCGTGATACAGACTATACGTTTGGTGAGATCGGTCTTGCTGGACACTGGATTAAACATATATTACACTACTTGTTTATCTATAAAGCAAAACTAAATCCAGGCTGGACATTAATTCCAGAATAA
- a CDS encoding peptide deformylase translates to MVKEIIQYPTPLSVEYGVDVRFFNEELFSLIDDLKDTITQNNLEGLSAFQIGSYFNVIVVKDENGEFIEIINPRLISHSGRTTTEESTLYYPGHTAQITRHENISVVYQNREGENKSLKATGSLAILIQRKIDYTFGATFIQKMSKEEKEIFEKRLEYGADVGNADYCPTTFKRDKIVFGINILIILMALVFIASLFIEDKIVLHSIYNGMLYGSAAVIGLDIVYFFYAQYEAKQQSSCSSCQIGNIMATAAIVLLKLGVVMTLAYFFIYK, encoded by the coding sequence ATGGTAAAAGAGATTATTCAGTACCCGACACCATTAAGCGTTGAATATGGTGTCGATGTCAGATTCTTTAATGAAGAGTTGTTTTCATTGATAGATGATCTCAAAGATACTATCACTCAAAACAATTTAGAAGGTCTGAGTGCTTTTCAGATAGGAAGCTACTTCAATGTCATTGTTGTTAAAGATGAAAACGGTGAATTCATAGAAATAATAAATCCTCGTTTGATCTCACACAGCGGTAGAACAACCACAGAAGAATCAACACTTTATTATCCCGGCCATACAGCACAGATAACACGACACGAAAATATCAGTGTTGTATATCAAAACAGAGAGGGTGAGAACAAATCCCTCAAAGCAACTGGTTCGTTGGCAATTCTTATACAAAGAAAGATCGATTATACTTTTGGTGCGACATTCATTCAAAAAATGTCTAAAGAAGAAAAAGAGATCTTTGAAAAGAGACTTGAATATGGAGCCGATGTCGGTAATGCAGATTACTGTCCTACAACTTTTAAAAGAGACAAGATCGTTTTTGGGATAAATATACTTATCATACTTATGGCACTCGTTTTCATCGCTTCATTATTCATAGAGGACAAAATAGTGCTTCATAGCATATACAATGGCATGCTGTATGGTTCCGCTGCTGTAATAGGCTTGGATATTGTCTACTTCTTTTATGCGCAGTATGAAGCAAAACAACAAAGTTCCTGCAGCAGTTGCCAAATAGGTAACATCATGGCTACAGCGGCAATTGTTTTGTTAAAGTTGGGTGTTGTTATGACGCTTGCTTACTTTTTTATCTATAAATGA
- the pepN gene encoding aminopeptidase N — protein sequence MSKEPQAIYLKDYKKPSFAIREVNLTFELFEEYTIVTNVMKFLKLDNVQELRLHAEELELLEVFLDDVALDQESYTIDEESLSVKNVAESFTLKIVNKIYPHKNTELEGLYKSGDIFCTQCEPEGFRRITPYLDRPDVMSVFTTTVIADKEKYPILLSNGNKHQCHENFDGRHGVTWHDPHPKPSYLFALVAGDLGSVSDEFTTMSGNKVALNIYVDKGNESKCSHAMRSLKEAMRWDEETYGREYDLDIYNIVAVDSFNMGAMENKGLNIFNSAYVLANTDTATDANFMGIESVIAHEYFHNWTGNRITCRDWFQLTLKEGLTVFRDQSFSADMNSREVQRIEDVKGLRERQFVEDASPTRHPIQPKSYISMNNFYTSTVYEKGAEVIRMMHTLLGEEKYRAAMDLYFNTFDGEAVTTGDFVWAMEQAGGIDLKQFQLWYHQSGTPRLIVDEKFENGVYTLMLTQKILDDVDGSKQAPMYYPLKMALINQDGALALEKMLIVSKEKESFSFDGFAFKPVLSINRDFSAPIIIEQQESDYAFLMKYDTNSFTQYEATQNFAIETLESMMQGSKIDEAFVEAYGYLLDLDIDLSYKALLLELPSISTLMQRQEVIDCQIIYSAHEDLAKHLADVFQEKLLQIYKENHNPDSDAIDAKSIAQRAIKNRVLKLLSASETKEIALIAKEQYDNSITMTDRVTALDVLEHTDEPLAEEAFKDFYNKYKDNTLVMNKYFGLLSSSLRDDILHRVKTLQNDEVYDDKVPNLVRSLVGTFARNHKHFHAKDGEGYKFVADKIVEIDKINPQMASGLCSTFKIYDKMNKENQKLMKRELMRVISTQGLSKNSFEIIDKILKEQ from the coding sequence ATGAGTAAAGAACCACAAGCGATATATCTAAAAGATTATAAAAAACCGTCATTTGCCATAAGAGAAGTAAATCTTACATTTGAACTTTTTGAAGAGTACACGATAGTCACCAATGTTATGAAGTTTTTAAAACTTGATAATGTGCAAGAGTTGCGCCTGCATGCAGAAGAGTTGGAACTTTTGGAGGTTTTTCTTGATGATGTTGCATTGGATCAAGAGAGTTACACTATAGATGAAGAGTCTCTTAGCGTTAAAAATGTAGCTGAGAGTTTTACATTGAAGATAGTTAATAAAATCTATCCGCATAAAAATACCGAGCTTGAAGGACTTTACAAGTCGGGTGATATCTTCTGTACACAGTGTGAACCGGAAGGCTTCCGACGCATTACACCTTACCTAGACAGACCGGATGTTATGAGCGTATTTACGACGACGGTCATCGCAGATAAAGAAAAATATCCCATTCTTCTTAGCAATGGAAACAAGCATCAGTGCCATGAGAATTTTGACGGACGACATGGTGTTACCTGGCATGACCCGCATCCAAAACCATCATATCTTTTTGCTCTGGTTGCCGGAGATCTCGGAAGTGTCAGCGATGAATTTACAACGATGTCTGGAAACAAGGTAGCGCTTAATATCTATGTAGATAAAGGTAACGAGTCAAAATGTTCTCACGCAATGCGTTCACTTAAAGAGGCAATGCGCTGGGATGAAGAGACCTACGGACGTGAATATGATTTGGATATCTATAATATCGTCGCGGTAGACAGCTTCAATATGGGAGCGATGGAGAACAAAGGACTCAATATCTTTAACTCTGCCTATGTTTTGGCCAATACCGATACAGCGACAGATGCTAACTTTATGGGCATCGAGTCGGTTATCGCTCATGAATATTTTCATAACTGGACAGGAAACCGAATCACCTGCCGTGATTGGTTTCAGTTGACACTCAAAGAGGGACTTACCGTATTTCGTGACCAGTCATTTTCGGCTGATATGAACTCACGTGAGGTGCAACGCATCGAAGATGTCAAAGGTCTGCGTGAGCGACAGTTCGTTGAAGATGCTTCGCCGACACGCCATCCGATCCAGCCAAAATCTTACATCTCGATGAATAACTTTTATACATCGACGGTCTATGAAAAGGGTGCTGAAGTAATTCGAATGATGCATACACTTCTTGGTGAGGAGAAATACCGAGCAGCGATGGATCTTTACTTCAACACCTTTGACGGTGAAGCAGTTACGACAGGGGATTTCGTCTGGGCAATGGAGCAGGCTGGCGGGATAGACCTCAAACAGTTTCAACTCTGGTACCATCAAAGCGGTACACCGAGGCTTATTGTAGATGAGAAGTTTGAAAATGGTGTTTATACTTTGATGCTCACGCAGAAAATTCTTGATGATGTAGATGGCTCAAAACAAGCACCTATGTACTATCCCCTCAAAATGGCACTCATCAATCAAGATGGTGCTTTGGCACTGGAGAAGATGCTTATTGTCTCAAAAGAAAAAGAGAGTTTTTCTTTTGATGGTTTTGCGTTTAAACCGGTACTCTCTATAAACAGAGATTTTTCCGCACCGATTATCATTGAGCAGCAAGAGAGTGACTATGCCTTTTTGATGAAGTACGATACAAACAGTTTCACGCAGTATGAAGCCACGCAAAATTTTGCCATAGAGACACTTGAATCGATGATGCAGGGATCAAAGATAGATGAGGCGTTTGTCGAAGCATATGGCTATCTGCTTGATCTGGATATTGACCTTTCCTATAAAGCACTGCTTCTGGAACTTCCATCCATTTCGACGTTGATGCAGCGTCAGGAGGTCATTGACTGTCAAATAATCTATAGTGCGCATGAAGATTTGGCAAAACATTTGGCTGATGTGTTTCAGGAGAAGTTACTCCAGATATACAAAGAAAATCATAATCCTGATTCAGATGCCATTGATGCGAAGAGTATTGCACAACGCGCGATTAAAAACCGGGTATTAAAGCTGCTTTCTGCTTCAGAGACAAAAGAGATAGCGCTTATTGCCAAAGAGCAGTATGATAACTCCATAACGATGACAGATAGAGTAACGGCGCTTGATGTGCTAGAACATACAGATGAACCGTTGGCCGAAGAAGCATTTAAAGATTTTTATAATAAATACAAAGATAATACGCTTGTGATGAATAAATATTTTGGACTCTTGTCCTCTTCACTGCGTGATGATATTCTCCATCGTGTCAAAACATTGCAAAATGATGAGGTCTATGATGACAAAGTACCGAATCTCGTTCGTTCATTGGTCGGGACATTTGCAAGAAATCATAAACACTTTCATGCAAAAGATGGAGAAGGGTATAAATTTGTAGCAGATAAGATCGTGGAAATTGACAAAATCAATCCGCAGATGGCTTCAGGGCTCTGTTCTACATTTAAAATTTATGATAAAATGAACAAAGAAAACCAAAAACTAATGAAGCGAGAACTCATGCGTGTAATTTCTACACAGGGGCTCTCAAAAAATTCTTTTGAGATAATTGATAAAATATTAAAAGAACAGTAG
- a CDS encoding hybrid sensor histidine kinase/response regulator — translation MLKTIPTLTKHRKEFIAAKETILKQWVSYTSPKEILALHEIDEAYFIEKYASGVFDYFMGVISGDVEIGNCPVMQELLAYLKFREIGADELFEICTHFRRSMVDVSYDNGMNSKELFDEISYLFDKNFRGILKFYTDTIFQKLIDARQEAIRAGQAKEYFLSNMSHEIRTPLNAILGFVNLLIDEDLSKKHRNYLEIILNSGENLLSIINDILDFSKLRSGEFIIEPKVFSIHDELSHTMELFVASANAKDITITSFINPKIPRELYGDALRIKQIISNFISNAIKFTPEGGIIEIEASYEKSILKISVSDNGVGIDVQDLKKVFNAFVQAESGDYQNIEGTGLGLSISYQLAELMNGKVEVASVLGQGSTFWMEIPIEIANKECKVINNIDYFQKLKMALYAKDNVLNFKHESFLKYAEIFGMDISVVDTLESDFDICIFVHEDVDIEFKKEILTHNKRFVALMSKEYDDYEKYLHINSLCFPLYCSKIHTIFNELMNPEEYAEYEKKISKNFKGHVLVAEDNEANQELIKIILAKYGLTFDIAKNGLEAFEFYKKNSYDLVLMDEQMPIMDGIESVKKIIEYEENEGLSHTPISALTANVMKGAKERGLLVGFDAFLGKPIVLKELERVFSSYLRMENVFVEKKPAQEKEKSKKTAITGLDADKLTKELMLTQDELVLLLSLFIKKMETTLPELKEAIDAKEYRKIALKAHSIKGSSGNFRIEELLKNAAEMEKMAKSEEREYDYEHVFQTMEEKIASIKIG, via the coding sequence ATGCTTAAGACGATTCCTACACTTACAAAACATAGAAAAGAGTTCATAGCAGCCAAAGAGACAATTTTAAAACAGTGGGTAAGTTATACTTCTCCCAAAGAAATTTTGGCACTGCATGAAATTGATGAAGCATATTTTATAGAAAAGTATGCAAGCGGTGTTTTTGATTACTTCATGGGTGTCATCTCCGGCGATGTTGAGATAGGTAACTGCCCCGTTATGCAGGAGCTTTTGGCATACTTGAAGTTTCGTGAGATAGGTGCAGATGAACTTTTTGAAATATGCACCCACTTTCGTCGTTCAATGGTCGATGTTTCCTATGATAATGGGATGAATTCCAAAGAGCTGTTTGATGAGATATCCTATCTTTTTGATAAGAATTTTCGTGGCATACTCAAGTTTTATACAGATACAATCTTTCAAAAACTCATCGATGCAAGGCAGGAAGCTATTCGTGCAGGTCAGGCGAAAGAGTACTTTCTTTCCAATATGTCTCATGAGATTCGCACACCGCTCAATGCAATTTTGGGTTTTGTAAATCTTTTGATAGATGAAGATCTTTCAAAGAAGCACAGAAACTATCTTGAGATTATCCTTAACAGCGGTGAGAATCTCTTGAGTATCATCAATGATATTTTGGACTTCTCAAAACTTCGAAGCGGCGAGTTTATCATAGAACCAAAGGTCTTTTCCATACACGATGAACTTAGTCACACTATGGAGCTATTCGTTGCAAGTGCGAATGCAAAAGATATAACAATTACTTCATTTATAAATCCGAAAATTCCGCGTGAGCTTTACGGAGATGCACTGCGTATCAAGCAGATAATCTCGAATTTTATATCCAATGCCATCAAGTTCACGCCTGAAGGCGGTATCATTGAAATTGAAGCATCCTATGAAAAAAGTATTTTGAAAATAAGTGTCAGCGATAACGGCGTAGGCATCGATGTGCAGGATTTGAAAAAAGTTTTTAACGCTTTTGTTCAAGCGGAGTCGGGTGATTATCAAAATATTGAAGGTACAGGACTCGGACTCTCTATATCTTATCAGCTGGCTGAACTTATGAACGGAAAAGTGGAAGTCGCTTCGGTACTTGGTCAGGGAAGTACATTTTGGATGGAAATCCCTATTGAGATTGCAAATAAAGAGTGCAAAGTCATCAATAATATAGATTATTTCCAAAAACTGAAAATGGCACTCTATGCAAAAGACAATGTTCTCAATTTCAAGCATGAATCTTTTTTGAAATATGCTGAAATATTCGGTATGGATATCTCTGTAGTAGATACTTTAGAGAGTGATTTTGACATCTGTATCTTTGTTCATGAAGATGTAGATATTGAATTTAAAAAAGAGATACTCACGCATAATAAACGATTTGTAGCCTTGATGAGCAAAGAGTATGATGATTATGAAAAATATCTGCATATCAATTCTCTCTGTTTCCCTCTATACTGCTCCAAGATTCATACGATCTTTAATGAACTGATGAATCCTGAAGAGTATGCGGAATATGAGAAAAAGATATCGAAAAATTTTAAAGGCCATGTTCTGGTCGCTGAAGATAATGAAGCAAATCAGGAACTTATAAAAATCATACTTGCAAAATACGGGCTTACTTTTGATATAGCCAAAAATGGTCTCGAAGCTTTCGAGTTTTATAAAAAGAACAGCTATGACCTTGTGCTTATGGATGAGCAGATGCCAATAATGGATGGTATAGAATCAGTCAAAAAAATCATTGAATATGAAGAGAATGAAGGCCTCTCACATACGCCTATATCTGCATTGACTGCTAATGTGATGAAGGGAGCGAAGGAGCGTGGACTTCTTGTCGGCTTTGATGCTTTTTTAGGGAAGCCTATTGTACTGAAGGAGCTAGAACGTGTCTTTTCCTCTTATTTGAGGATGGAGAATGTTTTTGTCGAAAAAAAACCGGCACAAGAGAAAGAAAAAAGTAAAAAAACTGCAATTACAGGTCTTGATGCCGATAAACTGACAAAAGAGCTAATGCTCACGCAGGATGAATTGGTATTGTTGCTTTCACTGTTTATAAAAAAGATGGAGACGACACTACCGGAGCTAAAAGAGGCAATAGATGCCAAAGAATATAGAAAGATAGCGCTTAAGGCACACAGTATTAAAGGTTCAAGTGGAAATTTTCGCATAGAAGAGCTGTTGAAAAATGCTGCTGAGATGGAAAAGATGGCCAAAAGTGAAGAGCGCGAGTATGATTATGAGCATGTGTTTCAAACAATGGAAGAAAAAATAGCTTCTATCAAAATAGGTTAA